A genome region from Brachymonas denitrificans includes the following:
- a CDS encoding hydrogen peroxide-inducible genes activator — protein sequence MTLTELKYIVAVARERHFGRAAEACFVAQPTLSVAVKKLEEELDVKLFERSASEVTLTPLGEEVVRQAQVVLEQSNLIRDIAKRGKDPLAGPLRLGIIYTIGPYLLPDLVRQNMQLTPQMPLMLQENFTSKLLEMLRSGEIDCAILAEPFPDSGLAQAALYDEPFWAAVPSTHPLAAQSSVSAEALRKENLLLLGTGHCFRDHVLEVCPEFARFSSHADGIQKSFEGSSLETIKHMVAAGMGVTLVPALSVPPEVLQPAAAAPRGKMAPAARHARPDALFSPHSDAPFVRYIPFEPDDVPTRRVVLAWRRSFTRYEAIAALRNAVYACALPGVQRLS from the coding sequence ATGACGCTCACCGAACTCAAGTACATCGTTGCCGTTGCGCGCGAGCGCCATTTCGGCCGTGCCGCCGAAGCCTGCTTCGTGGCCCAGCCGACGCTGTCGGTGGCCGTCAAGAAGCTGGAGGAAGAACTCGACGTGAAGCTGTTCGAGCGCAGCGCCAGCGAAGTCACCCTCACGCCGCTGGGCGAGGAAGTGGTGCGTCAGGCCCAGGTGGTGCTGGAACAGTCCAACCTGATCCGCGACATCGCCAAGCGCGGCAAGGATCCGCTCGCCGGGCCGTTGCGCCTGGGCATCATCTACACCATCGGCCCCTACCTGCTGCCCGACCTGGTGCGGCAGAACATGCAGCTCACGCCGCAGATGCCGCTGATGCTGCAGGAAAACTTCACCAGCAAGCTGCTGGAGATGCTGCGCTCGGGCGAGATCGACTGCGCCATCCTGGCCGAGCCGTTTCCCGATTCCGGCCTGGCGCAGGCCGCGCTCTATGACGAACCCTTCTGGGCCGCGGTACCATCCACCCATCCGCTGGCCGCGCAATCCAGCGTCAGTGCGGAGGCTCTGCGCAAGGAAAACCTGCTGCTGCTCGGTACCGGCCATTGCTTCCGCGACCATGTGCTCGAGGTCTGCCCCGAGTTCGCGCGCTTCTCCAGCCATGCCGATGGCATCCAGAAGAGCTTCGAGGGCTCTTCGCTGGAAACCATCAAGCACATGGTGGCCGCCGGCATGGGCGTGACGCTGGTGCCGGCGCTGAGCGTGCCGCCCGAGGTGCTGCAGCCGGCCGCTGCCGCACCCCGTGGCAAGATGGCGCCCGCGGCCCGCCACGCACGGCCCGACGCCCTGTTCAGCCCGCACAGCGATGCGCCCTTCGTGCGCTACATCCCGTTCGAGCCTGATGACGTGCCGACACGCCGCGTGGTGCTGGCCTGGCGACGCAGCTTCACGCGCTACGAGGCCATTGCCGCCCTGCGCAACGCGGTCTATGCCTGCGCGCTGCCGGGCGTGCAGCGGCTGTCCTGA
- the ubiA gene encoding 4-hydroxybenzoate octaprenyltransferase, translated as MQERLRLYLDLIRWDRPAGWLLLLWPTLAALWLAARGFPGWHLIIVFTLGTILMRSAGCCINDVADREFDRHVKRTANRPITSGHISVREALGVGGVLALVSFLLVLTTNWLTVLWSIPALAVTILYPYTKRFFSIPQAVLGMAFSMGLPMAYAAVQNQIPPVVWWMLLANLCWVLAYDTEYAMVDRDDDLKIGIKTSAITFGRFDVAAIMAFYLAHKAIWWTIFWQHADLGATLATPGWRHAAWLLTLLLALAQVGWHYLLIRTRERGPCFLAFRQNHWVGFVVFLGALALA; from the coding sequence ATGCAAGAACGTCTCCGTCTTTATCTCGACCTGATCCGCTGGGATCGCCCCGCCGGCTGGCTGCTGCTGCTCTGGCCCACCCTGGCCGCCCTGTGGCTGGCGGCCCGCGGCTTTCCGGGCTGGCACCTGATCATCGTCTTCACCCTGGGCACCATCCTGATGCGCAGCGCCGGCTGCTGCATCAACGACGTGGCCGACCGCGAATTCGACCGTCACGTCAAGCGCACTGCCAACCGTCCCATCACCAGCGGCCACATCAGCGTGCGCGAGGCACTGGGCGTGGGTGGCGTGCTGGCGCTGGTGTCCTTCCTGCTGGTGCTGACCACCAATTGGCTGACCGTGCTGTGGTCCATTCCCGCGCTGGCCGTCACCATCCTGTATCCCTATACCAAGCGCTTCTTCTCCATTCCGCAGGCGGTGCTGGGTATGGCCTTCAGCATGGGCCTGCCCATGGCCTATGCCGCCGTGCAGAACCAGATTCCGCCGGTGGTGTGGTGGATGCTGCTGGCCAACCTGTGCTGGGTGCTGGCCTACGACACCGAATACGCCATGGTCGACCGCGATGATGACCTGAAAATCGGCATCAAGACCTCGGCCATTACCTTCGGCCGCTTCGACGTGGCGGCCATCATGGCCTTCTACCTGGCGCACAAGGCGATCTGGTGGACCATCTTCTGGCAGCACGCCGATCTGGGCGCCACGCTGGCCACGCCCGGCTGGCGCCACGCCGCCTGGCTGCTCACGCTGCTGCTGGCACTGGCGCAGGTGGGCTGGCACTACCTGCTGATCCGCACGCGTGAGCGCGGCCCGTGCTTCCTGGCCTTCCGGCAGAACCACTGGGTCGGATTCGTCGTCTTCCTGGGGGCGCTGGCGCTGGCTTGA
- a CDS encoding LysE family translocator: MDMKLWFAFMVACWLIALSPGSGAILSISHGSVYGVRRTSATIAGLQTGLLVILLVAGLGVGSVLLASATAFTVLKVLGALYLMYLGIKQWRNTHGMLEGDVVQQAVAEGQGNWKKRFMTGMLTNATNPKGIVFMVAVLPQFLDAHRPIGQQLAIMALTMCSIDIVVMHGYALSGRLLRRVLTTPRAVRWQNHVFGGVFVALGVALLFTQRTRPA, encoded by the coding sequence ATGGACATGAAACTGTGGTTCGCCTTCATGGTGGCGTGCTGGCTGATTGCGCTTTCGCCGGGATCGGGTGCCATCCTGTCCATCAGCCATGGCAGCGTCTATGGCGTGCGTCGCACCAGCGCCACCATTGCAGGCCTGCAGACCGGCCTGCTGGTGATCCTGCTGGTGGCGGGGCTGGGTGTGGGCTCGGTGCTGCTGGCCTCCGCCACGGCCTTCACCGTGCTGAAGGTGCTCGGCGCGCTGTACCTGATGTACCTCGGCATCAAGCAGTGGCGCAACACGCACGGCATGCTCGAAGGCGACGTGGTGCAGCAGGCCGTGGCCGAGGGGCAGGGCAATTGGAAGAAGCGCTTCATGACCGGCATGCTCACCAACGCGACCAATCCCAAGGGCATCGTGTTCATGGTGGCGGTGCTGCCGCAGTTTCTGGACGCCCACCGGCCCATCGGGCAGCAGCTGGCCATCATGGCGCTGACCATGTGCAGCATCGACATCGTGGTGATGCACGGCTATGCGCTGAGCGGACGTCTGCTGCGCCGCGTGCTGACCACGCCGCGCGCGGTGCGCTGGCAGAACCATGTGTTCGGCGGTGTGTTCGTGGCGCTGGGCGTGGCCTTGCTGTTCACGCAGCGCACGCGTCCGGCCTGA
- a CDS encoding class I SAM-dependent methyltransferase, protein MTGGATHRLPHALWHAASERYRPAGRFAWHFARGKLRHDPAFATVLARGWIRPGSRVLDLGCGQGLLASLLLAVDGLAHAPHWPAHWAPPPQGCRVHGLELMPRDVERAQAALAGHELRARVDQGDIAQAAFGAADVVVLLDVLHYLPHAGQEAVLRRVHDCLAPGGQLVLRIGDHAAGLPFRLSQLVDRIIFRARGHADSSLYCRTADDWAGLLGRHGLEVLPGRVVSGSLFANTLMLARKPGGA, encoded by the coding sequence GTGACGGGCGGGGCGACGCACCGCCTGCCGCACGCGCTCTGGCATGCAGCCAGCGAGCGCTACCGGCCTGCGGGGCGCTTCGCCTGGCATTTCGCGCGCGGCAAGCTGCGCCATGATCCGGCCTTTGCCACGGTGCTGGCGCGGGGCTGGATCCGGCCCGGTTCGCGCGTGCTCGATCTGGGCTGCGGGCAGGGCCTGCTGGCCAGCCTGCTGCTGGCGGTGGACGGGCTTGCGCACGCACCGCACTGGCCGGCGCACTGGGCGCCGCCCCCGCAGGGTTGCCGGGTGCACGGGCTGGAACTGATGCCGCGCGACGTGGAGCGCGCGCAGGCGGCGCTGGCCGGCCATGAGTTGCGCGCCCGCGTCGACCAGGGCGACATCGCACAGGCCGCCTTCGGTGCGGCCGACGTCGTGGTGCTGCTGGACGTGCTGCACTATCTGCCGCATGCAGGGCAGGAGGCGGTGCTGCGGCGCGTGCATGATTGCCTGGCGCCGGGCGGGCAGCTGGTGCTGCGCATTGGTGATCACGCGGCCGGCCTGCCCTTTCGCCTCAGCCAGCTGGTCGACCGCATCATCTTCCGAGCACGCGGACATGCCGACAGTTCGTTATACTGCCGCACCGCCGACGACTGGGCCGGATTGCTGGGCCGGCACGGGCTGGAGGTGCTGCCGGGGCGCGTGGTGAGCGGATCGCTGTTTGCCAACACGCTGATGCTGGCGCGCAAGCCCGGCGGCGCCTGA
- a CDS encoding NADP-dependent malic enzyme, with protein sequence MSTESTISTSQAALREAARDYHRQPVRGKISVTPTKPLVNQRDLSLAYSPGVAYPCLDIQADPSLAAEYTARGNLVGVITNGTAVLGLGDIGPLAGKPVMEGKGCLFKKFAGIDVFDIELDERDPDKLVDMIAALEPTLGGVNLEDIKAPECFYIEQKLRERMKIPVFHDDQHGTAIISSSALINGLELVGKDIGSIKLAASGAGAAAIACLDLMVALGVKRENVFVCDSKGLIYDGRPGGLDASKQRYAQKDNGDRTLADVVRDADVFLGCSTSNVLTPEMVKTMGTQPIILALANPDPEIKPELAKAARPDCIIATGRSDYPNQVNNVLCFPYIFRGALDCGATTITEEMKVACVHEIAALAKMEISDEVAAAYVGQDLKFGPEYIIPKPFDSRLILRIAPAVARAAAASGVATRPIEDMTAYVDSLGTFVSHTGLFMRPVFALAREVPAGRKRVVYTEGEDERVLRAAQQAYDDGIAEPILVGRPDIIEARIQKLGLHVHVDGGFEVIDPENDPRFRAYWETYHQCMARDGISPDAAKIAVRRSNTIIGALAVRLGDADAMICGLIGNYDKHLEAVHNVIGTQPGQKFAALNALMLEKQTLFIADTYVNEDPTAEELAQIALLAAQEVKRFGITPHVAFLSHSNFGTSKRASAVKMRHAYELFRELAPEIQAEGEMQGDCAMNPELRRHMLPGNAMEGAANLLICPNLDAANILFNVLKITGGNGLTIGPMLLGAAASAHILTPSSTMRRVLNQTALAVVNAQARRK encoded by the coding sequence ATGAGCACTGAAAGCACGATTTCCACCTCCCAGGCCGCCCTGCGCGAAGCGGCACGCGACTACCACCGCCAGCCGGTGCGCGGCAAGATTTCCGTCACCCCCACCAAGCCGCTGGTGAACCAGCGTGACCTGTCGCTCGCCTACTCTCCCGGCGTGGCCTATCCCTGCCTGGACATCCAGGCCGATCCCTCGCTGGCAGCCGAATACACCGCACGCGGCAACCTGGTCGGCGTGATCACCAACGGCACCGCCGTGCTGGGCCTGGGCGATATCGGCCCGCTGGCCGGCAAGCCGGTGATGGAAGGCAAGGGCTGCCTGTTCAAGAAGTTCGCCGGCATCGACGTGTTCGACATCGAACTGGACGAGCGCGATCCCGACAAGCTGGTCGACATGATCGCGGCGCTCGAGCCCACGCTTGGCGGCGTCAACCTCGAGGACATCAAGGCGCCCGAGTGCTTCTACATCGAGCAGAAGCTGCGCGAGCGCATGAAGATCCCGGTCTTCCACGACGACCAGCACGGCACGGCCATCATTTCCTCTTCCGCCCTGATCAACGGCCTGGAACTGGTGGGCAAGGATATCGGCAGCATCAAGCTGGCGGCTTCCGGCGCCGGTGCGGCGGCCATCGCCTGCCTGGACCTGATGGTGGCGCTGGGCGTGAAGCGCGAGAACGTGTTCGTGTGCGACTCCAAGGGCCTGATCTATGACGGCCGCCCGGGCGGCCTGGATGCTTCCAAGCAGCGCTACGCGCAGAAGGACAACGGCGACCGCACGCTGGCCGACGTGGTGCGCGATGCCGACGTGTTCCTGGGTTGCTCCACCTCCAACGTGCTGACGCCCGAAATGGTCAAGACCATGGGCACGCAGCCCATCATCCTGGCACTGGCCAACCCCGATCCCGAGATCAAGCCCGAACTGGCCAAGGCCGCGCGCCCGGACTGCATCATCGCCACCGGCCGTTCGGACTATCCGAACCAGGTCAACAACGTGCTGTGCTTCCCCTACATCTTCCGCGGTGCGCTCGATTGCGGCGCCACCACCATCACCGAGGAGATGAAGGTTGCCTGCGTGCACGAGATCGCCGCGCTGGCCAAGATGGAGATCAGCGACGAGGTGGCGGCTGCCTACGTGGGCCAGGACCTGAAGTTCGGTCCCGAATACATCATTCCCAAGCCCTTCGATTCCCGCCTGATCCTGCGTATTGCGCCGGCGGTGGCGCGTGCCGCGGCGGCCTCCGGCGTGGCCACGCGACCGATTGAGGACATGACGGCTTACGTGGACAGCCTGGGCACCTTCGTGTCGCATACCGGCCTGTTCATGCGTCCGGTGTTTGCGCTGGCGCGCGAGGTGCCGGCCGGCCGCAAGCGCGTGGTCTACACCGAGGGCGAGGACGAGCGCGTGCTGCGCGCCGCCCAGCAGGCCTACGACGACGGCATTGCCGAGCCGATCCTGGTGGGCCGTCCCGATATCATCGAGGCGCGTATCCAGAAGCTGGGCCTGCACGTGCACGTCGATGGCGGCTTCGAGGTGATCGATCCCGAGAACGATCCGCGTTTCCGCGCCTACTGGGAAACCTACCACCAGTGCATGGCGCGCGACGGTATTTCGCCCGATGCAGCCAAGATCGCCGTGCGCCGCAGCAACACCATCATCGGCGCCCTGGCCGTCAGGCTGGGCGACGCCGATGCCATGATCTGCGGCCTGATCGGCAACTACGACAAGCACCTCGAGGCGGTGCACAACGTCATCGGCACGCAGCCCGGCCAGAAGTTTGCCGCGCTCAACGCGCTCATGCTCGAGAAGCAGACGCTGTTCATCGCCGACACCTATGTCAACGAAGATCCCACGGCCGAGGAGCTGGCGCAGATTGCGCTGCTGGCCGCGCAGGAAGTGAAGCGCTTCGGCATCACGCCGCACGTGGCCTTCCTGTCGCATTCCAACTTCGGCACCAGCAAGCGCGCCAGCGCTGTCAAGATGCGCCACGCCTACGAGCTGTTCCGCGAGCTGGCACCCGAGATCCAGGCCGAGGGCGAGATGCAGGGCGATTGCGCCATGAATCCCGAGCTGCGACGCCACATGCTGCCCGGCAACGCCATGGAGGGCGCGGCCAACCTGCTGATCTGCCCGAACCTGGATGCGGCCAACATCCTGTTCAACGTGCTCAAGATCACCGGCGGCAACGGCCTGACAATCGGCCCGATGCTGCTCGGCGCTGCGGCCAGCGCGCACATCCTGACGCCGTCCTCCACCATGCGCCGCGTGCTGAACCAGACCGCGCTGGCCGTGGTCAACGCCCAGGCCCGCCGCAAGTGA
- a CDS encoding lytic murein transglycosylase, which yields MAGLLGAGAWLLAALPVAAQTPPPVLSTAEFQACLARLQGTSDFRGIDPAIYAQHTRGLEPDATVLPLLNRQPEFTMPVWDYIAVLVDAERVADGRAAYRQWLPTLRQIEQQYGVEPAMVMGVWGVESNFGQIMGGRPLVQSLSTLSCFGRRQPYFRTEFANVLRILQGGHVPAEKLTGSWAGAFGQTQFMPSTFLRTAVDFDGDGRRDIVSSVPDALASTANFLRKAGYRTGEPWGYEVKLPAGFDTSQAGRRNKRALAHWQAQGVRLADGAPLPQTLPQAGLLLPAGANGPAFLVGRNFDTLYTYNASENYALAIAQLSTLVTGEKSRTGFVTPWPTDDPGLSRAENRELQTLLLARGHDIGTPDGLIGEKTRAAIRAEQGRLGMQASGRAGQKLLAALRAAR from the coding sequence ATGGCCGGCCTGCTGGGAGCCGGCGCCTGGCTGCTGGCTGCCCTGCCGGTGGCCGCACAGACGCCGCCCCCGGTGCTGAGTACGGCCGAATTCCAGGCCTGCCTGGCCCGTCTGCAGGGCACGTCCGATTTCCGCGGCATCGACCCCGCCATCTATGCACAGCACACACGCGGCCTGGAGCCCGACGCCACGGTGCTGCCCCTGCTCAACCGCCAGCCCGAATTCACCATGCCGGTATGGGACTACATCGCGGTGCTGGTGGATGCCGAGCGCGTGGCCGATGGCCGCGCCGCCTACCGCCAGTGGCTGCCCACGCTGCGCCAGATCGAGCAGCAGTATGGCGTGGAGCCGGCCATGGTGATGGGCGTGTGGGGCGTGGAGAGCAACTTCGGCCAGATCATGGGCGGCCGGCCGCTGGTGCAGTCGCTGTCCACGCTGTCCTGCTTTGGCCGCCGCCAGCCCTATTTCCGCACCGAATTTGCCAATGTGCTGCGCATCCTGCAGGGGGGCCATGTGCCGGCCGAGAAGCTGACGGGCTCCTGGGCCGGCGCCTTTGGCCAGACCCAGTTCATGCCGAGCACCTTTTTGCGCACCGCGGTCGATTTTGACGGCGATGGCCGTCGCGACATCGTCAGCAGCGTGCCCGATGCCCTGGCTTCCACCGCCAACTTTCTGCGCAAGGCCGGCTACCGCACGGGCGAGCCCTGGGGCTACGAGGTGAAGCTGCCTGCGGGATTCGACACCAGCCAGGCGGGGCGCCGCAACAAGCGGGCCCTGGCGCACTGGCAGGCGCAAGGCGTGCGCCTGGCCGACGGTGCGCCCCTGCCGCAAACGCTGCCGCAGGCAGGCCTGCTGCTGCCGGCCGGCGCCAACGGCCCGGCCTTCCTGGTCGGCAGGAATTTCGACACCCTGTACACCTACAACGCCAGCGAGAACTACGCGCTGGCGATTGCCCAGCTCTCCACGCTGGTGACGGGCGAGAAAAGCCGGACCGGCTTCGTCACGCCCTGGCCCACCGACGACCCCGGCCTGAGCCGTGCCGAAAACCGCGAACTGCAGACGCTGCTGCTCGCGCGCGGGCACGACATCGGCACGCCGGACGGCCTGATCGGCGAGAAGACGCGCGCCGCCATCCGCGCCGAGCAGGGGCGCCTGGGCATGCAGGCCAGCGGCCGGGCCGGGCAGAAGCTGCTGGCCGCCCTGCGCGCCGCACGCTGA